The following coding sequences are from one Helicoverpa zea isolate HzStark_Cry1AcR chromosome 4, ilHelZeax1.1, whole genome shotgun sequence window:
- the LOC124629675 gene encoding brachyurin-like codes for MRALLLICLFFVGSSWTHETTADEPLGWHQKIGIKNAERIKQLEDPTRSGRIVGGAIAPISAHPYLAGLLIDIVGFSSPSACGGSLLSQNRVLTAAHCWFDGFNQVHRITVVLGSQFLFHGGVRVPASAIAVFPTYDWRTFANDIAMLYLPVQVPLAFDIQPIALPSGPLLHMDYTNQTVIAAGYGRYSDVTNPTTNTMARNVELEVIPLQTCRSFYGDLVLDSNICTNGYGQVGICQGDSGGPLTMNVQGQQVLIGVSSFVARDGCELGYPSAFARVGSYIDWIRVQL; via the coding sequence ATGCGCGCGCTTCTCTTAATCTGTTTATTCTTTGTTGGTTCCTCGTGGACCCACGAAACCACGGCCGACGAACCGCTAGGATGGCATCAGAAAATTGGCATCAAAAATGCTGAGAGGATCAAACAGTTGGAAGATCCTACACGAAGTGGTCGCATCGTCGGAGGAGCTATAGCACCTATCTCCGCTCATCCTTATCTCGCCGGACTCCTCATTGATATCGTTGGATTCTCTTCACCATCAGCCTGTGGAGGGTCACTACTTTCTCAAAATAGAGTCCTGACTGCGGCTCATTGCTGGTTCGACGGTTTTAACCAAGTACACCGAATCACCGTCGTCCTGGGCTCACAATTCCTTTTCCATGGAGGCGTAAGAGTACCTGCATCTGCTATTGCCGTATTCCCAACCTATGACTGGAGAACATTCGCCAACGATATTGCAATGTTATATTTGCCAGTTCAAGTTCCTCTTGCTTTTGATATCCAGCCGATAGCTCTGCCATCGGGGCCGCTCTTACACATGGATTATACTAACCAGACAGTCATTGCTGCAGGATACGGACGGTATTCGGACGTGACGAACCCCACCACAAATACCATGGCTAGAAATGTCGAGCTGGAAGTGATACCCCTACAGACATGTCGGTCATTCTATGGAGATTTAGTGCTTGATTCGAACATATGCACGAACGGATACGGGCAGGTTGGTATTTGCCAAGGCGACTCTGGTGGACCATTGACAATGAATGTTCAAGGACAGCAAGTTCTAATCGGCGTGAGTTCATTTGTAGCTCGTGATGGATGTGAATTAGGATATCCTTCCGCCTTCGCAAGAGTGGGCAGTTACATCGACTGGATTCGGGTACagttataa